A single genomic interval of Streptomyces sp. 1222.5 harbors:
- the bioB gene encoding biotin synthase BioB: MDLLNTLVDKGLRRELPTREEALAVLATSDDDLLDVVAAAGKVRRHWFGRRVKLNYLVNLKSGLCPEDCSYCSQRLGSKAEILKYTWLKPDEASQAAAAGLAGGAKRVCLVASGRGPTDRDVDRVSDTIKAIKDQNEDVEVCACLGLLSDGQAERLREAGADAYNHNLNTSESTYGDITTTHTYADRVDTVQKAHAAGLSACSGLIAGMGESDEDLVDVVYSLRALDPDSVPVNFLIPFEGTPLAKEWNLTPQRCLRILAMVRFVCPDVEVRIAGGREVHLRTMQPLALNLANSIFLGDYLTSEGQAGKADLEMIADAGFEVEGAGEVTLPEHRATAAGGGCGSHEGAGCGSEAEAGCGSHAEAGCGSHAGGGVCGTAAVTATPAAQEARPDLVAVRRRGAGTDLAPNA; the protein is encoded by the coding sequence ATGGACCTGCTGAACACGCTGGTGGACAAGGGGCTGCGGCGCGAGCTGCCGACCCGCGAGGAAGCACTCGCCGTGCTGGCCACCTCCGACGACGACCTGCTCGATGTGGTGGCCGCGGCCGGCAAGGTGCGCCGGCACTGGTTCGGGCGACGGGTGAAACTCAACTATCTGGTGAACCTCAAGTCCGGCCTGTGCCCGGAGGACTGCTCCTACTGCTCCCAGCGGCTGGGCTCCAAGGCCGAGATCCTGAAGTACACCTGGCTCAAGCCGGACGAGGCCTCCCAGGCGGCCGCCGCCGGGCTGGCGGGCGGCGCCAAGCGCGTCTGCCTGGTGGCCAGCGGGCGCGGCCCGACCGACCGGGACGTGGACCGGGTCTCGGACACCATCAAGGCCATCAAGGACCAGAACGAGGACGTCGAGGTGTGCGCCTGCCTCGGTCTGCTCTCCGACGGCCAGGCCGAGCGGCTGCGCGAGGCCGGTGCGGACGCCTACAACCACAACCTGAACACCTCCGAGTCCACCTACGGGGACATCACCACCACCCACACGTACGCCGACCGGGTGGACACGGTGCAGAAGGCGCACGCGGCCGGTCTGTCCGCCTGCTCCGGTCTGATCGCGGGCATGGGCGAGAGCGACGAGGACCTGGTCGACGTCGTCTACTCGCTGCGCGCGCTGGACCCGGACTCGGTGCCGGTGAACTTCCTGATCCCGTTCGAGGGCACCCCGCTGGCCAAGGAGTGGAACCTCACCCCGCAGCGCTGCCTGCGCATCCTCGCGATGGTCCGCTTCGTCTGTCCGGACGTGGAGGTCCGGATCGCGGGCGGCCGCGAGGTCCACCTGCGCACGATGCAGCCGCTCGCGCTGAACCTGGCCAACTCCATCTTCCTCGGCGACTACCTGACCAGCGAGGGCCAGGCCGGCAAGGCCGACCTGGAGATGATCGCGGACGCCGGGTTCGAGGTGGAGGGCGCCGGGGAGGTCACGCTCCCGGAGCACCGGGCCACGGCCGCCGGCGGCGGATGCGGGTCGCACGAGGGCGCCGGGTGCGGGTCCGAGGCGGAGGCCGGCTGCGGCTCGCACGCCGAGGCCGGCTGCGGGTCCCACGCCGGCGGCGGGGTGTGCGGTACGGCCGCCGTGACGGCCACGCCCGCCGCCCAGGAGGCGCGCCCCGATCTCGTCGCCGTGCGTCGCCGTGGTGCCGGAACGGACCTCGCGCCCAATGCCTGA
- a CDS encoding 8-amino-7-oxononanoate synthase has product MAFGWIDEQAEARRRAGLVRTLRPRPADSPLLDLASNDYLGLAHHPEVTEGAARAARTWGGGATGSRLVTGTTELHSELERELAAYCGFEAALVFSSGYAANLAAVTALGPHGSLIVSDAGNHASLIDGCRLARGATQVVGHGDPEAVRKALATHEGTAIVVSDTVFSVDGDQAPLAGLAAACREHGAGLVVDDAHGLGVLGDGGRGAPYATGLAGAEDVVVTATLSKSLGSQGGVVLGPARVIGHLVNAARTFIFDTGLAPAAVGAALAALRLLVREPERAARAREVASELHARLTAAGLEAVRPDAAVVSVRAPSPEQAVRWAADCRTAGLAVGCFRPPSVPDGISRLRLTARADLSGAEIERAVRVIGETRP; this is encoded by the coding sequence ATGGCGTTCGGGTGGATCGACGAGCAGGCGGAGGCGCGCCGCCGCGCCGGACTCGTACGAACCCTGCGGCCGCGCCCCGCCGACTCGCCGCTGCTGGACCTGGCGAGCAACGACTACCTGGGCCTGGCGCACCACCCCGAGGTGACCGAGGGCGCGGCGCGGGCCGCCCGTACCTGGGGCGGGGGAGCCACCGGTTCACGTCTGGTCACCGGCACCACCGAGCTGCACTCCGAGCTGGAGCGCGAACTGGCCGCCTACTGCGGATTCGAGGCGGCCCTGGTCTTCTCCTCCGGCTACGCGGCCAACCTGGCCGCGGTCACCGCGCTGGGCCCGCACGGCTCGCTGATCGTCTCCGACGCGGGCAACCACGCCTCGCTCATCGACGGCTGCCGGCTCGCCCGGGGGGCGACGCAGGTCGTCGGGCACGGCGATCCCGAGGCCGTGCGCAAGGCCCTGGCCACGCACGAGGGGACGGCGATCGTCGTCTCCGACACCGTGTTCTCGGTCGACGGGGACCAGGCGCCGCTGGCCGGGCTGGCCGCGGCGTGCCGGGAGCACGGCGCGGGCCTGGTGGTGGACGACGCCCACGGTCTCGGCGTGCTGGGCGACGGCGGACGGGGCGCGCCGTACGCGACCGGTCTGGCCGGTGCCGAGGACGTGGTCGTGACGGCCACCCTGTCCAAGTCGCTGGGCAGCCAGGGCGGGGTGGTGCTCGGCCCGGCCCGGGTGATCGGCCATCTGGTCAACGCGGCCCGGACGTTCATCTTCGACACCGGTCTGGCGCCGGCGGCCGTGGGTGCCGCGCTGGCCGCGCTGCGGCTGCTCGTCCGGGAACCGGAGCGCGCGGCGCGGGCCCGGGAGGTGGCTTCGGAACTGCACGCACGGCTGACCGCCGCGGGCCTGGAAGCGGTACGTCCGGACGCCGCGGTGGTCTCCGTGCGGGCACCGTCCCCGGAGCAGGCGGTGCGCTGGGCGGCCGACTGCCGTACAGCGGGTCTGGCCGTGGGCTGTTTCCGTCCTCCCTCCGTGCCCGACGGCATCTCACGGCTGAGGCTGACCGCCCGGGCGGACCTGTCCGGGGCCGAGATCGAACGCGCTGTACGGGTGATCGGCGAGACGCGACCATGA
- a CDS encoding DUF397 domain-containing protein, whose protein sequence is MTALPRNVPASTDLHDVSWLRSSHSTGANNCVETARPDTGPWAGLLAVRDSKDPAGPALLFSPESWAEFVTTLP, encoded by the coding sequence ATGACCGCTCTGCCTCGGAACGTCCCTGCCAGTACCGACCTGCACGACGTGAGCTGGCTGCGCAGCAGCCACAGCACGGGAGCCAACAACTGCGTGGAGACGGCCCGGCCGGACACCGGCCCCTGGGCCGGGCTGCTCGCCGTGCGCGACTCGAAGGACCCTGCCGGACCCGCACTGCTCTTCTCCCCCGAGAGCTGGGCGGAGTTCGTGACCACGCTCCCGTGA
- a CDS encoding helix-turn-helix transcriptional regulator produces the protein MQNGPAVRRRKLGAELRTLRTGAGLTSGEAAQLVGWHQSKVSRIETGASGVKPADLRLLLDAYGVRGGHLRELLLMLAGSEDAGGSNRWWHAYRGVLPPTYRDFISLESQASVMRTLETTVVPGLLQTAEYATAVTRAAVNDLDEEHLDALVEVRLARQDVLRSHPPLELSAVLDEAVLRREVGGPGVMTRQLERLEEAARLPQVRLQVLPFGAGAHVGLTGPFVIFSFPSTSDLDVVVVDQLTSSLYLERKEDLMAYSQAFKSLQNQALSPEDSLDYIAGIGDGA, from the coding sequence ATGCAGAACGGTCCCGCGGTGCGCCGCCGCAAACTGGGCGCCGAACTGCGCACGCTGCGTACCGGTGCTGGGCTCACGAGCGGGGAGGCGGCGCAGCTGGTCGGCTGGCACCAGTCGAAGGTGAGCCGCATCGAGACCGGCGCGAGCGGTGTGAAACCGGCCGATCTGCGGTTACTCCTGGACGCCTACGGGGTGCGGGGCGGACATCTGCGCGAGTTGCTGCTGATGCTGGCGGGGTCGGAGGACGCCGGTGGTAGCAACCGGTGGTGGCACGCCTATCGCGGGGTGCTGCCGCCGACGTACCGGGATTTCATCAGTCTGGAGTCGCAGGCGAGCGTCATGCGCACCCTGGAGACGACGGTCGTGCCGGGGCTGCTGCAGACCGCCGAGTACGCCACCGCGGTGACCCGGGCGGCCGTGAACGACCTGGACGAGGAGCACCTGGACGCGCTGGTGGAAGTACGTCTGGCCAGGCAGGACGTGCTGCGTTCGCACCCGCCGCTGGAGCTCAGCGCGGTGCTCGACGAGGCGGTGCTGCGCCGCGAGGTCGGCGGTCCCGGGGTGATGACCCGGCAGCTGGAGCGGCTGGAGGAGGCCGCCCGGCTGCCCCAAGTACGGCTCCAGGTACTGCCGTTCGGCGCCGGAGCGCATGTCGGCCTCACCGGGCCTTTCGTTATCTTCTCATTTCCGAGCACTTCTGATCTGGATGTGGTTGTTGTCGACCAGTTGACGAGTAGCCTCTACCTCGAACGGAAAGAAGACCTGATGGCCTACTCGCAGGCCTTCAAGTCCCTTCAGAACCAAGCCCTTTCACCCGAGGACTCGTTGGACTACATCGCCGGGATAGGTGACGGCGCGTAA
- a CDS encoding ATP-binding protein, producing the protein MADHLEASVTLPSDPASVSAARAYVVGTLAEWGLPSDTDVADTVRLIVSELATNAVQHTFGQSPTFTVDIALDRDEHLRIGVTDSHPRFPKRLPAAVQQDNGRGMVIIRCLTAECGGKLRVRPTREGGKTVFIELPWALPVEPVAAGGQQEP; encoded by the coding sequence ATGGCAGACCATCTGGAAGCATCCGTCACTCTGCCGAGCGATCCCGCCTCGGTCTCCGCGGCCCGCGCCTACGTGGTGGGGACGCTCGCGGAGTGGGGCCTGCCGTCGGACACCGACGTGGCCGACACCGTCCGGCTCATCGTCTCCGAACTCGCCACCAACGCCGTACAGCACACCTTCGGACAGTCACCCACCTTCACGGTCGACATCGCGCTGGACCGTGACGAACACCTGCGCATCGGCGTCACGGACAGTCATCCCCGCTTCCCCAAGAGACTGCCCGCCGCCGTCCAGCAGGACAACGGGCGCGGCATGGTCATCATCCGCTGTCTCACCGCCGAGTGCGGCGGCAAGCTCCGCGTCCGCCCGACCCGTGAGGGGGGCAAGACGGTGTTCATCGAACTTCCGTGGGCGCTGCCGGTCGAGCCGGTGGCGGCCGGAGGCCAGCAGGAACCGTAG
- a CDS encoding C40 family peptidase — MSALNRVPSLMARAGTASALTLAAVGGSIAVPGLATDASAATTAATATKALKIAASKKGAPYQYGATGPRRFDCSGLTLYSFKKAGKKLPRTAAQQYNKSHHISARSRKAGDLVFFHSGSSVYHVGIYAGHGKIWHAPRTGDVVRLQKIWTKSVWYGRVS; from the coding sequence ATGTCTGCGCTCAATCGTGTCCCGTCGCTGATGGCCCGGGCCGGCACGGCCTCGGCTCTGACACTCGCCGCCGTCGGCGGCTCCATCGCGGTGCCCGGCCTCGCCACCGACGCCTCGGCCGCGACCACCGCGGCCACCGCGACGAAGGCACTGAAGATCGCGGCCTCCAAGAAGGGTGCTCCGTACCAGTACGGGGCCACCGGGCCGCGGCGCTTCGACTGCTCGGGGCTGACGCTCTACTCGTTCAAGAAGGCGGGCAAGAAGCTGCCACGCACCGCCGCCCAGCAGTACAACAAGTCGCACCACATCTCGGCCAGGAGCCGCAAGGCGGGCGACCTGGTGTTCTTCCACTCCGGTTCCAGCGTCTACCACGTCGGCATCTACGCCGGTCACGGCAAGATCTGGCACGCGCCCAGGACCGGTGACGTGGTGCGGCTCCAGAAGATCTGGACGAAGAGCGTGTGGTACGGCCGGGTGAGCTGA
- a CDS encoding ATP-dependent Clp protease proteolytic subunit → MSRPSARHVLPEFTERTGSGARTLDPYGKLFEDRVVFLGTPVDDAAANDVTAQFMYLEHAAPDRDITLYINSPGGSFGAMTAIYDTMRYVGCDIATYCLGQAVSVAAVLLAAGTHGQRFTLPSARMVLEQPALPEPVRGQPSDLAIQAGELARTRALTETILAAHTGRTAEQVHRDLERDLVLDASGALAYGLVDGVVPSRREMPGAPDAR, encoded by the coding sequence ATGTCCCGACCGTCCGCCCGTCACGTCCTGCCCGAGTTCACCGAGCGCACCGGCAGCGGCGCGCGCACCCTGGATCCGTACGGCAAGCTCTTCGAGGACCGGGTCGTCTTCCTCGGCACACCGGTCGACGACGCCGCCGCGAACGACGTGACGGCGCAGTTCATGTACCTCGAACACGCCGCCCCCGACCGGGACATCACGCTCTACATCAACTCCCCGGGCGGTTCCTTCGGGGCGATGACGGCGATCTACGACACGATGCGGTACGTCGGCTGCGACATCGCGACGTACTGCCTGGGGCAGGCCGTCTCCGTCGCCGCGGTGCTGCTCGCGGCCGGCACCCACGGCCAGCGGTTCACGCTGCCGAGCGCCCGCATGGTGCTCGAACAGCCCGCCCTGCCGGAGCCGGTGCGGGGGCAGCCCAGCGACCTCGCGATCCAGGCCGGGGAGTTGGCCCGGACCCGCGCCCTGACGGAGACGATCCTCGCGGCGCACACGGGGCGCACGGCGGAGCAGGTTCACCGGGACCTGGAGCGGGACCTGGTCCTGGACGCCTCCGGGGCCCTGGCCTACGGCCTGGTGGACGGCGTCGTGCCCAGCCGCCGCGAGATGCCCGGCGCACCGGACGCGAGGTGA
- a CDS encoding type II toxin-antitoxin system Phd/YefM family antitoxin, which translates to MAYEIPVTQARAELADLINRVVYGGERVVVTRHGKPLVALVSAADLDRLDALDEQGEDGVVSTVSGVREAGSVAREQQHFGIAAEHRRPGAP; encoded by the coding sequence ATGGCCTACGAGATTCCGGTGACGCAAGCCAGGGCTGAGCTCGCCGACCTGATCAACCGGGTGGTGTACGGCGGCGAGCGCGTCGTGGTGACCCGGCACGGCAAGCCCCTCGTCGCGCTGGTCTCGGCCGCCGATCTGGACCGGCTGGACGCGCTCGACGAGCAGGGCGAGGACGGGGTCGTCAGTACGGTGTCGGGGGTCCGCGAGGCCGGTTCCGTCGCCCGCGAACAGCAGCACTTCGGCATCGCGGCCGAGCACCGCCGGCCCGGCGCGCCCTAG
- a CDS encoding urease subunit gamma, with translation MQLTPHEQERLLIHVAADVAEKRRARGLRLNHPEAVALITSHILEGARDGRTVAELMSSGRKLLTRDDVMDGVPEMIHDVQVEATFPDGTKLVTVHEPII, from the coding sequence GTGCAACTGACCCCGCACGAACAAGAGAGGCTGCTGATCCACGTGGCGGCCGACGTGGCCGAGAAGCGCAGGGCCCGCGGACTCAGGCTCAACCACCCGGAGGCGGTCGCCCTCATCACGTCGCACATCCTGGAGGGCGCCCGGGACGGCCGTACCGTGGCCGAACTGATGTCCTCCGGCCGCAAACTCCTCACCCGGGACGACGTCATGGACGGTGTTCCCGAGATGATCCACGACGTCCAGGTGGAGGCCACCTTCCCGGACGGCACCAAGCTCGTCACCGTCCACGAGCCGATCATCTGA
- a CDS encoding urease subunit beta: MIPGEILFAEEPVNFNDGREVVRLRVLNAADRPVQVGSHYHFAEANPGLEFDRAAARGRRLNIAAGTAVRFEPGIPVDIELVALVGARIVPGLRGETGGALDA; the protein is encoded by the coding sequence ATGATTCCTGGAGAGATCCTCTTCGCCGAGGAACCCGTCAACTTCAACGACGGCCGTGAGGTCGTCCGTCTGAGGGTTCTCAACGCCGCCGACCGGCCTGTCCAGGTCGGCTCCCACTACCACTTCGCCGAGGCCAACCCCGGCCTGGAGTTCGACCGGGCGGCCGCGCGCGGCAGGCGGCTGAACATCGCCGCCGGCACCGCCGTGCGCTTCGAACCCGGCATCCCCGTCGACATCGAACTCGTCGCCCTCGTCGGCGCCCGGATCGTGCCCGGCCTGCGCGGGGAGACCGGAGGTGCCCTCGATGCCTGA
- a CDS encoding urease subunit alpha — MPEISRGAYADLFGPTTGDRIRLADTDLLIEIEEDRCGGPGRSGDEAVFGGGKVIRESMGQSRATRAEGTPDTVITGAVVIDHWGIVKADVGIRDGRITGIGKAGNPDTMDGVHRDLVIGPETEIIAGNGRILTAGAIDAHVHFICPQVADEALASGITTLVGGGTGPAEGSKATTVTPGPWHLARMLEAMEAYPVNVGLLGKGNTVSHEAMLSQISGGAVGLKLHEDWGSTPAVIDAALTVADRTGIQVAIHTDTLNEAGFVGDTLAAIAGRGIHSYHTEGAGGGHAPDIMTVVSRPNVLPSSTNPTRPFTVNTAEEHLDMLMVCHHLNPAVPEDLAFAESRIRPSTIGAEDILHDLGAISIISSDSQAMGRVGEVILRTWQTAHVMKGRRGALPGDGRADNHRVRRYVAKYTINPALAQGLAAEIGSVETGKLADLVLWEPAFFGVKPLLVIKGGQIAYAQMGDANASIPTPQPILPRPMYGAIGRAPAANSVNFVASPAIEDGLPERLRLGKRFVAIESTRRVTKADMRENDALPDVRIDPDSFAVHIDGELVEATPAAELPMAQRYFLF, encoded by the coding sequence ATGCCTGAGATCTCCCGCGGCGCCTACGCCGACCTGTTCGGGCCGACCACCGGCGACCGGATCCGGCTCGCCGACACCGACCTGCTGATCGAGATCGAGGAGGACCGCTGCGGCGGCCCCGGCCGGTCGGGTGACGAGGCCGTCTTCGGCGGCGGCAAGGTCATCCGCGAGTCCATGGGCCAGTCCCGCGCCACCCGGGCCGAGGGCACCCCCGACACCGTGATCACCGGTGCCGTCGTGATCGACCACTGGGGCATCGTCAAGGCCGACGTCGGCATCCGCGACGGGCGGATCACCGGCATCGGCAAGGCCGGCAACCCCGACACCATGGACGGCGTCCACCGCGATCTGGTCATCGGCCCCGAGACCGAGATCATCGCGGGCAACGGCCGCATCCTGACCGCCGGTGCCATCGACGCCCACGTCCACTTCATCTGCCCACAGGTCGCCGACGAGGCCCTGGCCTCCGGCATCACCACCCTGGTGGGCGGCGGCACCGGCCCCGCCGAGGGCTCCAAGGCGACCACCGTGACGCCCGGCCCCTGGCACCTGGCCCGGATGCTGGAGGCGATGGAGGCGTACCCCGTCAACGTCGGCCTCCTCGGCAAGGGCAACACCGTCAGCCACGAGGCGATGCTCTCCCAGATCAGCGGCGGCGCCGTCGGTCTCAAGCTGCACGAGGACTGGGGCTCCACCCCGGCCGTCATCGACGCCGCGCTCACCGTGGCCGACCGGACCGGCATCCAGGTCGCCATCCACACGGACACCCTGAACGAGGCGGGTTTCGTCGGCGACACCCTAGCCGCGATCGCGGGCCGGGGGATCCACTCGTACCACACCGAGGGTGCGGGCGGCGGGCACGCGCCGGACATCATGACCGTGGTCTCCCGGCCGAACGTACTGCCCAGCTCCACCAATCCGACCCGGCCGTTCACCGTCAACACCGCCGAGGAACACCTCGACATGCTGATGGTGTGCCACCACCTCAATCCCGCGGTGCCGGAGGACCTGGCGTTCGCGGAGTCCCGGATCCGGCCGTCGACGATCGGCGCGGAGGACATCCTCCACGACCTCGGCGCGATCTCGATCATCTCCTCCGACTCCCAGGCCATGGGGCGCGTCGGCGAGGTGATCCTGCGCACCTGGCAGACGGCCCACGTGATGAAGGGCCGCCGGGGAGCGCTGCCCGGCGACGGCCGCGCGGACAACCACCGGGTACGTCGCTATGTCGCCAAGTACACGATCAACCCGGCGCTCGCCCAGGGACTCGCCGCCGAGATCGGCTCGGTCGAGACCGGCAAGCTCGCCGACCTGGTGCTGTGGGAGCCCGCGTTCTTCGGCGTCAAACCGCTTCTCGTCATCAAGGGCGGGCAGATCGCCTACGCGCAGATGGGCGACGCCAACGCCTCCATCCCCACCCCGCAGCCGATCCTGCCCCGCCCGATGTACGGGGCGATCGGGCGGGCCCCGGCCGCCAACTCCGTCAACTTCGTCGCCTCCCCGGCGATCGAGGACGGGCTGCCGGAGCGGCTGCGGCTCGGCAAGCGGTTCGTGGCGATCGAGTCGACGCGCCGGGTCACCAAGGCCGACATGCGGGAGAACGACGCCCTGCCGGACGTCCGGATCGACCCCGACAGTTTCGCCGTGCACATCGACGGCGAACTGGTCGAGGCCACCCCGGCGGCCGAACTGCCCATGGCCCAGCGCTACTTCCTCTTCTGA
- a CDS encoding urease accessory protein UreF, whose product MSRAALLVLADGRFPAGGHAHSGGAEAAVKAGRITSAASLEAFCRGRAHTAGLVAGALAAAAVLGADMGELDAAADARTPSPALRAAARRLGRQLLRAARASWPSGELDALAGRFPKGAHQPVVLGLAARAAGLGPEDAAYCALYESVSGPATATVRLLSLDPFDATGVLARLAPELDRIADTAVEAARRVADEGVDALPAASAPLLEVGAEWHATWPMRLFAS is encoded by the coding sequence ATGTCGAGAGCGGCACTGCTCGTCCTGGCCGACGGCCGCTTCCCGGCCGGAGGGCACGCGCACTCCGGCGGGGCGGAGGCGGCCGTCAAGGCCGGCCGGATCACCTCCGCGGCGAGCCTGGAGGCCTTCTGCCGGGGCCGGGCCCACACCGCGGGGCTGGTCGCGGGAGCACTCGCCGCGGCCGCGGTACTCGGCGCGGACATGGGGGAGTTGGACGCGGCGGCGGACGCGCGGACCCCGTCGCCCGCCCTCCGGGCGGCCGCGCGGCGGCTCGGCCGGCAGCTGCTGCGGGCGGCGCGGGCGAGCTGGCCGTCCGGCGAACTCGACGCGCTCGCCGGACGGTTCCCCAAGGGGGCGCACCAGCCCGTCGTACTCGGGCTCGCCGCCCGGGCGGCCGGACTCGGACCCGAGGACGCCGCGTACTGCGCGCTGTACGAGAGCGTGAGCGGGCCCGCCACGGCCACGGTACGGCTCCTCAGCCTCGACCCGTTCGACGCGACCGGCGTCCTGGCCCGGCTGGCACCGGAGCTGGACCGGATCGCGGACACGGCGGTGGAGGCGGCGCGCCGCGTGGCCGACGAGGGCGTCGACGCCCTCCCCGCCGCGTCCGCACCGCTGCTGGAGGTCGGCGCGGAGTGGCACGCGACCTGGCCCATGAGGCTGTTCGCGTCCTGA
- the ureG gene encoding urease accessory protein UreG — translation MHLDHDHHGPAALSADARRPDGTRRALRIGLGGPVGSGKTATVAALCRALREELSLAVVTNDIYTREDAEFLLREAVLPPERITAVETGACPHTAIRDDISANLEAVEDLEDAVGPLDLILVESGGDNLTATFSKGLVDFQIFVIDVAGGDDIPRKGGPGVTTADLLVVNKTDLAPHVGSDLARMAADAKAQRAGLPVVLQSLRGEGGVTDVAAWVRERLAAWTA, via the coding sequence ATGCATCTCGACCACGACCACCATGGCCCCGCAGCGCTCAGCGCGGACGCCCGTCGGCCCGACGGGACCCGGCGTGCGCTGCGCATCGGGCTCGGCGGGCCCGTCGGGTCGGGCAAGACCGCGACCGTCGCCGCGCTCTGCCGTGCGCTGCGCGAGGAACTGTCCCTCGCCGTCGTCACCAACGACATCTACACGCGCGAGGACGCCGAGTTCCTGCTCCGCGAGGCCGTCCTGCCGCCCGAGCGGATCACCGCCGTGGAGACGGGCGCCTGCCCGCACACCGCGATCCGGGACGACATCTCCGCCAACCTCGAAGCCGTCGAGGACCTGGAGGACGCGGTCGGCCCGCTGGACCTGATCCTTGTCGAGTCCGGCGGGGACAACCTCACCGCCACCTTCTCCAAGGGCCTCGTGGACTTCCAGATCTTCGTGATCGACGTGGCCGGCGGGGACGACATCCCGCGCAAGGGCGGCCCCGGCGTCACCACCGCCGACCTGCTCGTCGTCAACAAGACCGACCTCGCCCCGCACGTCGGCTCGGACCTCGCCCGGATGGCCGCGGACGCCAAGGCGCAGCGGGCCGGACTCCCGGTCGTCCTCCAGTCGCTGCGCGGCGAGGGCGGGGTCACGGACGTGGCCGCGTGGGTGCGGGAGCGGCTCGCGGCGTGGACGGCATGA